From the genome of Triticum aestivum cultivar Chinese Spring chromosome 3B, IWGSC CS RefSeq v2.1, whole genome shotgun sequence, one region includes:
- the LOC123069521 gene encoding uncharacterized protein produces MSLRQLLGWSDGEVMRPESKPCSRLMRHTAGIFSVGGGLAFWVLCRLHYGPRITVPRSLRWASCGAMGTSATAAMLVRLFSPECEPQNIAAFDRPEYKPA; encoded by the exons ATGTCGCTGCGACAGCTACTGGGATGGTCAGATGGAGAGGTGATGCGGCCGGAGTCAAAGCCCTGCTCCCGACTGATGCGCCACACTGCTGGTATCTTCTCAGTTGGTGGTGGCCTTGCTTTCTGGGTGCTTTGCCGCCTTCACTATG GTCCAAGGATAACGGTTCCAAGGAGTCTCAGGTGGGCATCCTGTGGAGCGATGGGCACGAGCGCGACGGCAGCCATGCTTGTGCGGCTCTTCAGCCCGGAGTGTGAACCGCAGAACATAGCAGCTTTCGACAGACCTGAATACAAGCCTGCATAG